GGGATGAACCCCTACCGGTGGTACGAGTACGCGATCAGCGCGTCGGTGATGATCGTCCTGATCGCCATGCTCGCGGGCGTCTGGGACCTGGGAACGCTGATCGCGCTGTTCGGACTCGTCGCAGTGATGAATCTCTGCGGACTGGTGATGGAGCGCCACAACCGTCTGACCGAGGAGACCGACTGGAGCTCGTTCGTCGTCGGTTCGATCGCCGGCGTCGTCCCCTGGATCGTCATCGCCGTCTCGATCGTCGGCACGTTCGACAGTGGCGGGAGCCCACCGGACTTCGTGGTCGTCATCTACGTCTCGCTGTTCGTCCTGTTCAACCTCTTCGCGATCAACATGCTGTTGCAGTACCGCGGGATCTGGAAGTGGCGGGACTACCTGTACGGTGAGCGGGCGTACGTCGTGTTGAGCCTCGTGGCGAAGTCGCTACTGGCCTGGCAAGTCTACTTCGGCGCGCTGAACTCTCCGGTGTAGCGGCCTCGCTTCTGGGAGACCGAGACGGGCGCCGAGGACACTCGCGAGGGGTCCGTCGCGGCGGTCCGAGAGACGGTCGCGGCGGTCGGCGAGTAGCCTCGGGTGTCGGTGTGGCGCGCGCCGACCCTGGTTCAGTTCCGCCGCGCGTGCCGAACGTTGATACCGGCGGAGGCGATATCACCCAGTGATGTACGCCGTCGTGGGCTGTAGCGACTGTTCGATGCTCTGGGTCGTCGAGGGGCGGCCGGAGACCAGCCAGTGTCCCCGTTGCGGGACGACCCGCCAGTACGCCAAGCGCAAGAAGTTCGTCTCCACCGAGCAGGAGGACCACGCCCGCGAGGTGCGCGCGTCGATGCTCGCCAACCGGCAGGGCCACGGCGAGGCCTTCGCCGAACTCGATTCGTTCACCGAGATGGAACGGCAGATCGACGACGTGGGGCCCTCCGACGAGGAGTATCTGGAGGGGTCGGGGCTGGACGCCGACGCGGTCGCCGAGGCGGGCGAACGGGCGATGGAGGCGAGCGGGTCCACGAGTCGCAAAGAGCGCGTCCGGCGAGCGGTCCGCGAGTGCGACGAGGCGACCGCGGACGCGGTCGTCAGCCACGCGGCCGAGCGGGGCGTCGACCCCGAGTACACCCGCAAGACGCTCCAAAAGCTCGTTCGAGCGGGCGAGGCGACCGAGAACCGCGGCGTCTATCGGCTGCTGTAGGCCGGTCGCGGACCTGTCGGCCAGACAGAAGACACTTGCGGCGACCGCTCGAACCGTCGCTCGATGGATCCCGAATCGTTGCGGGCACTCGGCGGACGGTTCTGGTACGCGTGGGCGGCGGCGATGGTCGCGAGCGCCGCGACGGTCGTCGCGGGGACGGCGGTCGTCGCACCCCCCGACGCGTGGCTGGTCGCG
This DNA window, taken from Halosimplex litoreum, encodes the following:
- a CDS encoding DUF5817 domain-containing protein; its protein translation is MYAVVGCSDCSMLWVVEGRPETSQCPRCGTTRQYAKRKKFVSTEQEDHAREVRASMLANRQGHGEAFAELDSFTEMERQIDDVGPSDEEYLEGSGLDADAVAEAGERAMEASGSTSRKERVRRAVRECDEATADAVVSHAAERGVDPEYTRKTLQKLVRAGEATENRGVYRLL
- the heR gene encoding heliorhodopsin HeR, translated to MSETTPDGWNLRRFNAVMGVLHFVQGALMLYLSSSREWTITATYLAFDTDSQRLAPVMESIGTIELAYLAVAFLFISAIAHALIATVLYDRYVAYLGRGMNPYRWYEYAISASVMIVLIAMLAGVWDLGTLIALFGLVAVMNLCGLVMERHNRLTEETDWSSFVVGSIAGVVPWIVIAVSIVGTFDSGGSPPDFVVVIYVSLFVLFNLFAINMLLQYRGIWKWRDYLYGERAYVVLSLVAKSLLAWQVYFGALNSPV